One Lycium barbarum isolate Lr01 chromosome 5, ASM1917538v2, whole genome shotgun sequence genomic window carries:
- the LOC132639635 gene encoding uncharacterized protein LOC132639635 gives MGNPRQGKKVAPKVAGRGKGRGAGIVTSRLHDEDQIKDTRATKKPAAPSRPASPSESSSSSDEESSSSSSSHSGPRQAATPPHWPQPPIRQPTAEEREQECEQEMRETDIRMRVVYEQDLRFFVERSEEL, from the coding sequence ATGGGTAACCCAAGGCAAGGAAAGAAGGTTGCACCCAAGGTTGCAGGCAGAGGAAAAGGTCGCGGTGCAGGCATAGTAACCTCACGGTTGCACGATGAAGATCAAATCAAAGACACAAGGGCTACAAAGAAGCCCGCTGCACCTAGCAGGCCAGCCTCACCATCCGAAAGTTCCTCCTCGTCTGATGAGGAGAGTTCTTCTAGTTCGTCTAGCCATAGCGGACCCAGGCAGGCTGCTACACCACCACACTGgcctcaaccacccattagacagcctactgcggaggagcgcgaacaAGAGTGCGAGCAGGAAATGAGAGAGACTGACATCCGGATGAGGGTTGTGTATGAGCAGGACCTCCGGTTTTTTGTGGAGAGATCTGAAGAACTGTAA